The genomic interval AGGAGAACGGGAACCTGTACGTGAACGAGAGGCTGGACCGGGAGGAAATGTGCGGCCAGTCGCCGACCTGCTCTGTCAGCTTCGAAGTGCTGGTGCAGAACCCGCTGAACATTTTCCAAGTCGAGGTGGCCATTGAGGACGTAAATGACAACTCTCCGGCTTTCAGTAAAGCTGCTCTGGACCTCGAGATTGGTGAATGGATCCCTCCCGGTGctcattttcctttggaaatggcACGAGATGCAGACGCAGGAAGCAACTCGTTGCTGACATATGAACTCACGAGCGATCCATCTTTCTCGCTATCAGTGAAAGAAAAGCCAGGTGGAAAGAAGCAGGCGGAATTAGTATTGGAGAGACCGCTGGACCGAGAGAAGCAGAGTTCCTTTGAGCTGGTACTGACAGCGGTGGATGGCGGGGAACCGGCAAGGTCTGGGACTGTTCTGATTCGCATCAACGTGACAGACGCAAATGACAACCCACCCGTGTTTAGCAAAACTCTCTACGAGGCGCGAGTGGCGGAGAATCTGCCAGCAGGGtctctggtgctgcaggtgcgAGCCACGGATGCGGACACGGGCTCAAACGGGCGAGTCTCCTACTCCTTCAGCAACGTCCCACATATCGTGCCTTCATTGTTTGCGATCGACAGTGAGAGTGGAGAGATCAGGACGGTTGGTCCACTCGATtttgaggaggaaaataaatacgTTTTCAGCTTGGAGGCCGCCGACAGCGGCGGGCTGACTGATCACTGCGAGGTGCAGATCGACATCACAGATGAGAACGACAACGCACCCGAGATCACCATTCTGTCCCTCTCGAGCCCCGTGCCTGAGGATGCCCCGACTGGCACCGTGGTGGCCCTGCTGAATGTAAACGACCCGGACGCCGGAGAGAACGGTCAGGTGTCATGCGAGCTGTCGGGAGAGGCGCCGCTGTCGATCGCGGCGTCGTCGGGCGGCTCGTACAAGGTGGTGACATCGGGCGCGCTGGACCGCGAGCAGGCGTCGGAGCATCGCGTGACGGTGGTGGCCCGGGACCGGGGCAGGCCGGCGCTGTGGAGCAGCcgggagctggtgctggaggtgtCGGACGTGAACGACAACGCGCCGGTGTTCGAGGAGGCGGCGTACAGCGCGTACGTGGCGGAGAACAACGCGGCGGGCGCGCTGGTGCTGCGCGTGCAGGCGCGGGACGCGGACGCGGGCGCCAACGGGCGCGTGAGCTACTGGCTGGCGGGCGGCAgcgcgggcgcggcgggcgcggcgccgcTGGTGTCGGTGGAGGCGCGGAGCGGCGCGCTGTACGCGCAGCGCTCCTTGGACTACGAGCAGTGCCGCGAGTTCACGGTGGCCGTGCGGGCGCAGGACGGCGGCTCGCCGGCGCGCAGCTCCACGGCCACGGTGCGCGTCTTCGTGCTGGACCGCAACGACAACGCGCCCAGGGTGCTCTggcccgcggcggcggcggcggcggcgggagagGCTgcgggaggggcggcggcggcgccggctTTCGAGGTGGTTCCGCGCTCGGCCGAGGCCGGCTACCTGGTGGCCAAGGTGGTGGCGGTGGACGCGGACGCGGGGCGCAACGCGTGGCTGTCGTACGAGCTGGTGCAGGCGTCGGAGCCGGCGCTGTTCCGCGTGGGGCTGCACAGCGGCGAGGTGCGCACGGCGCGCGCCGTGGGCGAGCGGGACGCGGCCAAGCAGCGGCTGGTGGCCGTGGTCAAGGACCACGGGCAGCCGGCGCTGTCGGCCACGGCCACGCTGCACGTGGTGCTGGCCGAGAGCTTGCAGGAGGCGCTGCCGGAGCTGAGCGAGCGGCCGGCGGGCgccgaggcggcggcggcggcggccgagcTGCAGTTCTACCTGGTGCTGGCGCTGGCGCTGCTCTCGGCGCTCTTGGTGCTGAGCGTGGCGCTGGCCGTGCTGGCGCGGctgcgccgggccgggccgcccgCCGTGCTGCGCTGCCTGGGCGCGCAGCGCTTCTCGCTGGCCGGCGCCGCCTTCCCGGCCGACTTCTGCGAGGGCACCTTGCCCTACTCCTACAACCTGTGCgtgccgccgcccgcccgcgccgtGCCCGAGGCCGCttggccgccgccgccgccggtgCCCATCCTGTCGGCGGAGGAGCTTCTGGGCGGCGAGTCCTGCGAGAAAGCAAGCCCCAGCAGCAACCTCATCGTGGGAGAGCAGTCCGCCAATCCCGACGCACCTCAGGTCTGTAAAGCGTGAGTTTGTTCCGTTTTTAAAAGTTCcggaaatgtcattttttttccccacgtCTTTTCTGCCTGGTTTCCGTGGGGATTCGTCATCTGTATTCTCACGTAGCGGCGgaagattttcatttttttcgTCGGTTACAGCTTCAGATAACCGGCTTTGATGATAACTCTCCTTTCGGCTAGTTGCTCTGCTTCTCAGtatttctccctgtttt from Zonotrichia leucophrys gambelii isolate GWCS_2022_RI chromosome 13, RI_Zleu_2.0, whole genome shotgun sequence carries:
- the LOC135453826 gene encoding protocadherin gamma-B5-like isoform X3, yielding MAVRRRQRLGPGGGRALLAALLLLLLCVWCRAAAERVRYAIPEELGRGSLVGPLARDLGLSADELPARKLQVASGGKKQLKYFTVNEENGNLYVNERLDREEMCGQSPTCSVSFEVLVQNPLNIFQVEVAIEDVNDNSPAFSKAALDLEIGEWIPPGAHFPLEMARDADAGSNSLLTYELTSDPSFSLSVKEKPGGKKQAELVLERPLDREKQSSFELVLTAVDGGEPARSGTVLIRINVTDANDNPPVFSKTLYEARVAENLPAGSLVLQVRATDADTGSNGRVSYSFSNVPHIVPSLFAIDSESGEIRTVGPLDFEEENKYVFSLEAADSGGLTDHCEVQIDITDENDNAPEITILSLSSPVPEDAPTGTVVALLNVNDPDAGENGQVSCELSGEAPLSIAASSGGSYKVVTSGALDREQASEHRVTVVARDRGRPALWSSRELVLEVSDVNDNAPVFEEAAYSAYVAENNAAGALVLRVQARDADAGANGRVSYWLAGGSAGAAGAAPLVSVEARSGALYAQRSLDYEQCREFTVAVRAQDGGSPARSSTATVRVFVLDRNDNAPRVLWPAAAAAAAGEAAGGAAAAPAFEVVPRSAEAGYLVAKVVAVDADAGRNAWLSYELVQASEPALFRVGLHSGEVRTARAVGERDAAKQRLVAVVKDHGQPALSATATLHVVLAESLQEALPELSERPAGAEAAAAAAELQFYLVLALALLSALLVLSVALAVLARLRRAGPPAVLRCLGAQRFSLAGAAFPADFCEGTLPYSYNLCVPPPARAVPEAAWPPPPPVPILSAEELLGGESCEKASPSSNLIVGEQSANPDAPQQAQPNTDWRFSQTQRPGTSGSQNGEEAGAWPNNQFDTEMLQAMILASANEAADGNSTLGGGNGTMGLSARYGPQFTLQHVPDYRQNVYIPGSNATLTNAAGKRDAKNAAPAGGNKKKSGKKEKK